In Acomys russatus chromosome 28, mAcoRus1.1, whole genome shotgun sequence, the genomic window TGAAAATGCTTCAGTGAAACccattattatgtatgtataattaatatatgcaattaaaaacagtaaaaaactAAAAGACAAGAAATGTTTTTTCTGTTAATCTAGGCGAGGCTGTTCGTATTGGTTGTTTATGCATGTTTTAATCGGTCTTATATTTGCAGTTACTTTCTATGATGTGTATCTGGTTCTGCAAGCTTTTATACTGACTACAGCAGTCTTTCTTGGCTTGACTGCCTACACTCTGCAGTCAAAGAGAGATTTCAGCAAGTTTGGAGCAGGGTAAGTAGTAAGTCTTgggtactctgtgtgtgtgtgtgtgtaagtatacatatatacacaacatGTTATAAGTAGTTTTGTGAAGAAATGCTGCTGTATTGACATCTGTGTCTTTAACATGGAGGTTCAGAAGTGGTCACTCTGAGGACTAGGACTAGGCCCTACTCTCCTGGTGCATTCACAGAGATGGGGGTGTGGCTGttagtcattttcttcttttatatagcGAAAGGAAAGTGagtgcctctgcctgccttcatCTCCCCCAAAGGGTCAGAGAGGCGAGATTGTGTGCATTAGGATTAGTGTAGGGTTTACTGACTCTTCAGCCTTGGTTGTCACATTTCAGCATAAGTATCACCAGGACTGTTGCTCTAATTTAATTTCTGCTGCTctaatgaaatatttatgaattcttatattttaattctttttcttcttcttcttcttcttcttcttcttcttcttcttcttcttcttcttcttcttcttcttcttcttcttcttcttcttttgttgtttgtttgtttttggtttttggagacagagtttctttgtgtaggctttgtttcttaacaattaaactttgttatacaacccaactagcttatacaagagggaaaaaaggttaaagggaaaaaaaagtgaaccttccggtatccattccacaggaCAGGTCCTTAAGTGTCTCTGgactgtgtgctggtccagcctgttccctgatccacgtgtgctcaagccCCATCTGAACCTGCTGccgctctctcttctcctcctgtctgtctggGTCATGtgcgaagggcggtctccttttcccattgagggtcaattagaaaaacaatagtccaggtggagtccccaggtctgttttttgggcaccccatgaataccttctGACAAGGggttctttgtggtttttttgtgtagccttggctgtcctggactcgctttgtagaccaggctgggctctgcctcccaagtgctgggattaaaggtgtgcgccaccatgcccagcatattttagttattctttgtcaaaaatatggtgttatttctttagaaaatgaaTGGGCTTAAAAAGtgctttggggactggagagatggtccactgcataagaacacttgctactcttgcagaggacctgagttgttcccagcacccacatgatgcctcaccATCAtgtgtaagtccagttccagaggacctgatgctcTGTTCTGACCTGTTCAAGTATCAGGCAGggacatggcacacatacatacacagagaaaacactcatacatataaaataaaacttttaaaaaaaactttaaaaaagtgttGTAGTAAGGAGCAGTATTGTAAACTGTTcaacttttgttttttccaggtTGTTTGCAGTTCTGTGGATTTTGTGCTTAGCAGGGTTCTTGAGGGTGAGTGGCTTTAGAACAGTTAACGTGGATACAGTTCTGCCTGTGTCAGCATAAGTCAGCTAAAACTCCTTGAGAGTAATTTATAGAGGACACTTAGCGGTAATTATCtagaacatttatatataatattataggATAATTTCAGTAAAAATCATGGTCTTATGTTAATCATTATTACTGATTGAGAAAAAGATCAATGCAAAAATAAGTGAAATTGCACACAAAAGGCCCTTACTTGTAGTTGCCAACCTCTGAATGGCacattttaattctgaaaaaGATATGGTTGATGAGAATAAAGGTGCTTACCTCTAAGCTTGATCTCAAGTCCCTGAGACCCACAAAATGGAAGGGGGAACTGACTTcagcaggttgtcctctgacccccatatTCACTCATGCTTGCTGTGGCGTGCACAGTCCTTGGCtccaataaatatgtaaatgtcataaaaagtaacattttaaacaGTTCATGTTTAGAGTGCTACTATTCAAGTCAAGGAGTTCACTTAACTGAAAGATAACTGCTTACCCAAACATCCATATTCCTGTCAAAGACaagccttccttctttctgcttgGAACATCTGTATTTATACATCAGTGTTGTGTGCCTTTGTCACGTGTGCCACTAGCATTAGATTGTTATTAAAAGTGATCGAAGTAGGTCTACTGTGACTCCTGAATGAATATGAGCATGTTTCTTTAACCCCTTGCTTGTAGGTGTTTTTCTATAGTGAAACAGTGGAGCTGGCCGTGGCTTCTCTAGGCGCCCTTCTTTTCTGTGGATTCATCATCTATGACACACACTCGCTGATGCACAAACTCTCGCCTGAAGAGTACGTGTTAGCTGCCATCAGTCTCTACTTGGATATCATCAATCTGTTCCTGCACCTGCTAAGGGTTCTGGAAGCAGTTAATAAAAAGTAATTGAACAGTATTCAAAGACTGTTTTATTATGTAAAAAGACTTATACTTAGATATTAAAAGCATTTATGATCTTCATCGGCATTCTGATTCTTCTACACTTCAGAATCTTCCTATCCTATGTGTTATCTTATTTCCAAATCCTTGACTTAAAATTTCAGGCAGGAGACAGTAAgttgttttatactttttttttttttttttttttttggtaaattgaggcagggtctcactttgtggTCCAACATGACTTCAAACTCATGATTTTACTCTGTCAGGTTTTCTACATTCTTGGAATACAGGCATGTACTGCCTTCCTgggttacttatttatttttattcctaaatTGGTAGTCATTCATCTGCAattcaaaataatataatgaatatgtttggtttttatttttgtaattgcTTTGAATGCACGCATGGATGTGTACTATGTGCATACCTGGTCCATACACCTctgtctgcagaagccagaagcggGCATTGTatcacctggagctggggttacaggcagttgcacTGTGAAGATTGCACTGGAGTTCTCTAAAAGAGCAGCATCTGCTCTTCATAATCATTGAGCTGTTTCTCTAGCCCACTGTCCACCTCTTAAAAATGCCATgtttagaaatggaaaaaatcacTGGTATAAAATGTTTGATAAGCGAATGGTGTTTATACTTAACGGCAttttacatagtgagtcctttttacttatttattttactgttgcAGTGATATTCACAtcactgtgtgtgtttttctataCCAAGTAGTGAGAGCTGCTTGCCAGGCAGGAAATATACCAACAAAAGAATCAGTAAGTATAGGAACATGGACGActttatgtgtatacacacacacacacacatatacacatacacacacacacacacacacacacacatatcacatacaggTGAACATGCACGCTCAACAAATAACCAAGAAGATAGAATTAGTAGGATTTATCCTAGTAATTAACAAGAGGATGTGGAGGGGTAGTCAGCCCATGATGCAGAagtctggggaaggaaggaaacaggagcACGGGAGAGCTTCTGATTACCGCACCGAGCCATGCTATGTGCCCTCAGGTTTCCACAGAACTCAGACCTGGTTTTAGTCCATTGGATCGAGTGTCTGTGGGCTGGAGTCAGCAGGCCCTGGCCTtccatctctgtgtgtctcaACCATCTAGGACACTGGACATCACCATCTGAAttgcagaattctttctgttccCTGGGACTCCAGAATCTCATGGAAAGGCTCGGCGGTGGGAGCCACACTCACTGCCAACTGCTGTGTGGCAGGCTTTTTACGTAAGAAATCAGTTGTTTCCCATCAAGGACTCAGCATTACGAACTGTGCGTGTAGCTCATGACCTTTTCCAGCTGTTGGGGTTCTGTATGTGTAAGTGCATGCCtgtataaaagtgtgtgtgcatgtaggtgtcATTCATCAGGTGTTATCACCTCTTTTTAGCCAAGGTCTCTGGCTGGAATTTGTCTAATAGGCTGGCTGTGGAATCCAAGGGGTCCCAAGGCCTATCTGCCTAGTGCTGggcttttgttggtggtggtgttgtttaaATGTGGTTctagggaatcaaactcagatcctcttggtgtgggaaggagtaagctttgtcacaagtgggagcagtcttggtgggctttacccttgggctccccatgaatagcttgtgacagactgagtggagccatcctgggtttggaattctggaagcagacctgggaaccccacctggtctattgtctttctaatggaccctcaccgggagaaggagctggtcctccccacgtgactgagggagttggggaagagagaaaaacaaagtcggctgcagggagagcgtgcaggagcagcggacaagctggatcagcacgccggccagagagacacctaaggatccgtcccgtggaacggctaccggaaggttcactctttcgtccctttaacctttttccttcttttataagctagttgggttgcataataaagtttaattgctaagaaacagagtcaacatctggcgcccaacgtggggcccgatgggttccacagtccctaagggtacggaggaagagtcagtattcgaaggtatagaaatgctgtttcagggtatcagcaaagttgcaactgctgttgcaaaactttttcctgcattatacttagagggaattctctgttttttcattgtccttttattacaatatttcatgtttagaaggattaaaagaaaggctaatgacatagaaaagccggaagggcagtaagttctatccttttggaaaagattgcagatttgactggacagatggaaaggctgaggaaagaaaatgaaggggggaaagcagaaagaatttttggtaattggtagtgatgaagacaggaaatagagagaccggaaagccagaaaaaaccagaagagtcaataagctctatccttttggaaagaattactgacttgactgaacaaatgggcaaaatgcagaaaaaactggaagggctggaaagcagaaggcaccggtggttaaaaaggatggagaaggtcagaaaccagaggcaaaggaagctagaccgaccaaaaggtctttggaagtaaatgtcccagtggaggatacctccacagtcgcccagacaccttcagcttttccagtcactgtaagacatgtacctgagcaaaatggtgctgagggttatgaaatggcctggcgtcctgtagacatgatggatttaaaacattttaaggaatccgtcgtaaatatggtatgcactctacatttgttaaacaaatgttaaatagctgggccacacaaaatagacttgttccccaagattggaaaaatttagtttcagcggtattggaagcagcacaacagttacagtggttatcatggtggcgaacagaggctataaaatagaacaggaaaatacgacacagggaataaatattaatagagatcaattgcttggtgaaggacaatactaatattagagaacaaattcaagctgaagatagggtgattgaacaatgtcgtaaggcagccttgagagcttgggagctggtagaggaacctgggaaaacaactattccctttactaaagtgttccaaggacccttgagccctttacagaattcttgcagaggttaggatctgcaatggataaggtgatgccagattctgacaacaaacaggcattaaaacttatcatggcttatgagaatgcaaatgctgactgtaagagggtgcttagaccattaaaggaaagaggcgctccactagatgactgggtaaaggagacagttaatatcaactctcaggagtatcaaaataatattgtgggacaagctttagccagagagcccagatatcctaatactcggtgcttcaattgtggtaaaattggtcatgtgcaaagaaactgtagagatagaaggcgcaataacccaggagaaaacgtaactcgtaggagagaaaggaggttctggttatgatggtaatgaggtgccaagattcccagggtactgtagtcgctgtgggaaagggaaattggtctcgggattgtcagtctaagagagatgtgcaaggcaatatcttgccgacgggaaacggcaggagggggccatcggctcgggcccccataaacaatgccagccgaattcctttggccagtcaggaagtgacaaacccacaggaaaacgggaactgagtgttagtgatctaatgcatgctactgaaggcagtgcagccttggatctggcttcaaatatgtctcttaccctatctccccaggttgaatgttacaaattaaatactggtgttttcggacctttgccttcaggcacagtaggaatggttctgggaagaagtgggctgacttctcatggttttattgtgcatcccggtattatagacggagattctaaagaggaaataaaaatcatggcatgtgtgaaaaaggagatgaaaatcaatgccggggatagaattgctcaactcctactgtttccttacattaagggcaaagccgctccagtggaaaggactggtgcattcggaagcacagggacccgggtgttctggcaaacaataattaatgatcagagacctaagttaattgtacaattgaatggtgttaaaatagaaggcttggtggacagcggagccgatgtctccatcatttgccagaagtcttggaaccaaaattggccacttaagaaggtttgtacagaaattgtaggaattggtagctatctcaaataaaacaaagtgtacagtggcttgagtgtgtggaccagatgggcagatagggaggctgaaaccctatgtggctgacattcccataaatctatggggaagagacctttTACAGCATGGGGTACccgattactattcctgcaaataccttgataaacaaggttgaaactatgggtgaactggCACACGCTTCTGGAGAGAgttcatgtaagtgatcaggggcgactacaagctatgcccattgtccaacctcagactCTCTCAGgttttagagtgtcaaaattttaagagggccactgctgagataccaaccgccttgcccctaaaatggatttcaaacagacctgtatggcaggagcagtggcccttatcaaaagaaaagttacaggcgcttcacggtttagtgaaagagcagctggaggctcaacacatcgaagaatcatCCAGTcccctggaattccctgtgtttgtggtaagaaagaaatcaggtggatggagaatgataacagatttgagggccataaacaaggtgattcaacccatgggctcacttcaacctggaattcctttgccttccttgctacctaggtcttggcatataattacaattgatttaaaagattgttttttcaccatacctttacatgagaagggacagggaaaggttttgctttctcagtacctactctgaacagtaattctccaatgaagagatatcatttggaaggtacttccacagggaatgttgaatagcccaactttatgccagtattttgtgcaacaacctttagaaataattcgtaagcatttcctcaatctatcatatacattacatggatgatattctgctagctgattctgatcctagtgttgtagaaaaaatgtttcaggaagcacaaagaattctaccatgctggggattacagattgctgtggaaaaatacaaagaggagattctattacctatttaggctataaaataagtgaGCAAAAAAATTCGACGACCAcaaaaaggtacagatccgtagagatcattgcaaactcttaatgacttcaaagattattgggagatattaaacTGGTtaggcctacaattgggttagctacctatgaactaagtaacttgttccaaactttacaaggagattcggatttaaacagtcctagatgtctgaccgctgaggcagaaaaggagttaattctggtggaacaAAACTTCAAAAGACATATGTAGATAGAATCGATCctaaacttggttgcattctgatTATTTTGCTTTCGAAACATTCTccaactgggcttcttatgcaaggggaagacaggatcatagaatggatatttctggcaaataaacagagcaaaaaattgaaaacatacatagagaaaatttctgaattgattacaaagagaagaataagattgcgccaactgtcagggatggacccgatggaaattgtagtgcctcttactgattctgagattatgtctttatgggtaattaatgaagattggcaaaaagcttgtagtaactattttgggagacattaacaatagatacccaaaaagcaaacgtatacagtttataaaaagaactaattggatccttccaagtattgtaaagaggtcaccaatctcaggggccccacctttttcactgacgcaaataaatcaggtatggttggttataagtctgagaaaatgaccaaggtgattaaaagcccatttaccctCAGttcaaaatcagaattatatgcaatccttatggtattgttagattttcctgaatctcttatataattactgactctcaatatgctgaaagagttgttttgcatatagaaactgctgaatttactcctgataacacagaattgactaccttattttagaactgcaacaggtcatcagaagcagaaattatcccttgtatattactcatattcgatcccatacaggtttaccaggcccattggcacaaggaatgaagagatcgacaaattattaatagtaatgtattcgaagcctcaaaatttcatgaaaaacatcatgtcaatggtaaggggttgaagaaaagattctctatcacttggcaacaagccagagaaataattaataagtgtccttcatgttccttatatagtcaactaccattacctgtgggaattaaccctagaggtacaaaggaacgaaatttggcagatggatgtgtttcatttgcagaatttgggaaatgaggtatgtgcatcataccattgatacatattcaggttttcagtgggcaactgccttaagtttctgaaagggctgactgtgtgattactcatttgctggaaataatggcatttatgggaatacctgcacaaattaagactgacaatgctcctgcatatgtgtcccttaagatgaaaaacttctttatgtattataatataaaactgttactggtatacctcacaaccccacaggacaagcagtttgtggaaagagctaatcgtaccttaaaagaaatgcttattaaacaaaagggaagggtaagacaccccgggaccgattaaataatgctttgttgactctaattttcttaatgtgaatgatgaagggacgtcagctgcggagagacattgggtgatagaaagaactgaggaattgggtcaaccaatattctacaaggacttgtcaagtatgaaatggaaacctgcggtagttttgagatggggtcgtgggtatgcatatgtttccacaggaaatgaaaaaatatggctaccaactaaacttataaagattagatctgaccatatagcaagtgagtcttaagagctacctggtccttaacaacttgacattgtttcttacagcttggagaactaatgccctcttctgtcctgttggtgtatatgcaggtagagccctgtatttgcaaaaagcaggacaaggctgtagacaaagcaggcagcatgggtgatttaacctcaacagcatgcctctggcatcttgagcaaggtgcctcaactgatgtttccttgaaaaattaatacatgtactaacatccatattaatgatttcaaaagtctgttactttcagagcaaaaacaggacaattatgaagatcgaacttctgcaCTGCCACTACTGCTTCTTCTTCCCGAATTTGcaatgcatattaacaataatcggctagccaaaaggatcgatcccaaaaggactggacaaaacagctagctttttccagcacttggccaatatattatttttctagggtacccgaaaAAAATTTTTCTccgaaacagcataaagtaattttgagaacacgacgcccccttcccagtaggtggagtgggtgtttttggtgggttaccaatgctcatctttgcctaacggggttagttacaattaataaacgttcatttgggggttggtttcttctatctttctttctctcttactttctatcccttttaatattaagggaaaggggggaaggaagggaggacacatgtttgtagactaaaagtagattattgaatctactaacttcaaaatcttacattggtattgtagattgaagaaaatttaagacttttgattgatggaaatttaagacttcaacttttgcttcattgataaaaatttaaattgtatattgtctttcattttttgccttatgtattgtatgttatatgttgacaaaatattatatattgtatgttagaaacttaagttcattttattcaatgtttattaatgtattattcatgtaccactaatgtcttaggaaaaactgttcaggaagattggggataaaagttgatatttagttacgaAAAAATCCTACtaaatactaacttactttgtcatagaacaggtttgtttaatttcttgtatatgtctccaaaggaatagtagctaactgtaggaatagatagagttggttttcaaactcttcagagatccacagaatatggcatttaaagatgagggctttcctgacagagagagacatctactcctggccgcttctccatttgcatcactgaagatgggggcttcaagagacgcaggtgacagaatggtcacggGACAGAgaaatgctcttatctctactgctgatgacaggctgactggctgcaatgatcaacagtgatgctggaaagttgactgtccagctttgaagagactagatggaccgaccgtcggatttcctgcttcaaaagcagtttgttggatgtttggggccgataaggctgaagactgattgccccaatgaaggagagacttcggtgaatatccaggcagtctgctctctctgtcctatgcaacttgaaagttgcctgccagcacatccttattagatagattttccttcgtggatctctgatgggattgaagactagatagccacagtgttactagaagctttagtttagaattaaaaacaccttatagatggataattgaaatttctcacaaaaaaaaaaaaaaaaaaaaaaaaaaagggactctctttggtagaatagtggaatattttttctcaggttaactagtataaaaggacttggttatgtacttgatacctgatgattatgtatatatgtataatgtgtgtttatagtttcttgatttttttaaagagaagggggatgtgtggggaaggagtaagctttgtcacaagtgggagcagtcttggtgggctttacccttgggctccccatgaatagcttgtgacagactgagtggagccatcctgggtttggaattctggaagcagacctgggaaccccacctggtctattgtctttctaatggaccctcaccgggagaaggagctggtcctccccacgtgactgagggagttggggaagagagaaaaacaaagtcggctgcagggagagcgtgcaggagcagcggacaagctggatcagcacgccggccagagagacacctaaggatccgtcccgtggaacggctaccggaaggttcactctttcgtcccttttaacctttttccttcttttataagctagttgggttgcataataaagtttaattgctaagaaacagagtcaacatcttGGGCCtgacctctctccagccccatccttcCACCTTTCTGAAAGTGTCTTTTCTAAAGTTCTTTCTTGGATGTTTGAATGAAGGAGGAGGGCACtaaaggtattaaaaaaaaaaaaaaaccctccgtGACATCTGGCCCCTAGAACTACTTGCTTTCAACTATTTAGTCCCCAATCCAGCTTTTAAAGGAGCCTTGTTAGGCTGAATTGTGGAACACGTCTTAATACCGTAATAGGTTGATTCCTTTTTCCAAGTTTCTGTTCAATAATCACAGCCTTTGGACACATGAAACAAGAAGCTGTCAAATTAGAGCATCTATACGGAGGGTTAAAAACCCACTGTGCActttcctcctcctgtttctaATGTCATGTGTTTTGCCTGTGGTAAAAACTTCAAAACTTGCTGTACTGCGCACGGTGTCTTCAAGAAGACACAGCTCTGCTAGCAACCAAACAGGACTCTCATAAGCCAACATTAAAGTTAACTCTTGggagctggagatatggttcggtggttaagaggcgcctgctgctcttgcagaaggcctaggttcagtccccagcactctcATGGTGACCCATACCAACagcaactccagttctaagggttgagatgtcctcttttggcctccgcTGCCACCAAGCGCACATgcggtgcacatacacactcagacaaaatactcaataaatgtaaaaataaatccttaaagacAGTTCTGTGGTTTTGCAGTATGCTGTGATCTGTAGAAAACACTGCTTGCAGGTATGACCGGGTAGTTAACATTTGTCACTTAGTCGCCTACTGACGATCAATTTCTGAGGTACTATCTAGGCCCTAAGACACCCATATCTTTCACAGATGTTAAAGAGATGTGTATCCCGATAGCCTGAGCAACAAGaaccacacacaaaaccaaacactttTGTAATCTCAGTCACTCTAGTCTCAGCTTTGTCTCAGGTCTGTAATGGTGTAGACAAAGCAACATCGATTGAAGTAGCTCATTTTACCCTTTAAACACTTCGGGGTGGAGGAGGATTATTTTACTGAGCATACAGTAGATCTGACATATTTAGATTGTACAAATTGATATATTCGCACATCCGCGTACATCCTGGGATCCTCAGCCGAAATGGGAAAATTTGTCGACTGCAAATAAAAAACCTCAGCAATTGCTCTATGATCTCAGAGCCGAGCAATCAATCCCTTGGGTATGCTGTGTCCGTGAGGTTGTTACAAGCAGTGCCCCCGGC contains:
- the Tmbim4 gene encoding protein lifeguard 4, which produces MADTDPRYPCSSIEDDFNYGSCVASASVHIRMAFLRKVYSILSLQVLLTTLTSALFLYFESLRTFVHESPALILVFALGSLGLIFALTLHRHTHPLNLYLLFAFTLLEALTVAVVVTFYDVYLVLQAFILTTAVFLGLTAYTLQSKRDFSKFGAGLFAVLWILCLAGFLRVFFYSETVELAVASLGALLFCGFIIYDTHSLMHKLSPEEYVLAAISLYLDIINLFLHLLRVLEAVNKK